In a single window of the Candidatus Hinthialibacter antarcticus genome:
- a CDS encoding SDR family NAD(P)-dependent oxidoreductase: MRVIVTGASKGIGRGIATYLAKQGYSVGLLARSQSLLDELRNEIIQDGGKAESIDADLRDPNRVEEAIDGLVNILGGIDALINNAGLVIRKDVFSLSPSEWTAMMETNVNGLFYCTQSALRYMKKQQSGHIINISSISGYVPLPGGSGYAASKYAVTGFSESLFHEVRDFNIKVSTVFPGSVDSESHRHDAEQNHSWKISPEEVGQACFNILNTEPGNCISRVEIRPLKRPVKK, from the coding sequence ATGAGAGTCATCGTCACCGGAGCCAGCAAAGGAATCGGGCGTGGAATCGCAACCTACTTGGCAAAACAAGGGTACAGCGTTGGCCTTTTAGCCCGTTCTCAATCCTTACTTGATGAACTCCGCAATGAAATTATTCAAGACGGCGGCAAAGCGGAATCAATTGACGCTGATTTGCGAGACCCGAACCGCGTAGAAGAAGCCATCGACGGCCTTGTGAATATCCTGGGCGGAATTGATGCGCTGATTAATAACGCGGGGCTGGTCATTCGCAAAGATGTGTTTTCACTGTCTCCGTCCGAGTGGACCGCAATGATGGAGACTAACGTCAACGGTCTGTTCTATTGCACGCAATCAGCGCTCCGATATATGAAAAAGCAACAGAGTGGTCATATCATAAACATCTCATCAATTTCAGGTTATGTCCCTCTCCCTGGTGGAAGCGGCTACGCTGCGTCTAAGTATGCCGTCACAGGGTTTTCTGAATCTCTCTTCCATGAAGTGCGCGACTTCAACATCAAAGTTTCAACCGTATTCCCCGGTTCGGTAGATTCTGAGTCACACCGCCATGACGCTGAACAAAACCATTCCTGGAAGATTTCGCCGGAAGAAGTTGGTCAAGCATGTTTTAATATCTTAAATACTGAGCCAGGCAACTGCATTAGCCGCGTAGAAATTCGTCCTTTAAAACGACCTGTCAAAAAATAA
- a CDS encoding sigma-54 dependent transcriptional regulator yields MLSKILIIDDDETTRLLLESHLAGSGYEVRCEGSAEGLRTALTEDDFQAILLDVQLPDGDGIDLLDEVKQLSSTTPVIMITAHRSVEKAVEAIRKGAYNYCPKPIDLNRLTVSVKNALDRYDLLQKVTQFERAKRNHFYEMIGGSAAMQVIYHIIENVAPTKANVLITGESGTGKELVARAIHDLSDRKGKEIIDVNCAAIPKDLLESELFGHEKSAFTGAAKRNIGRCEQAHQSTLFLDEITDMNMNLQPKLLRFLQDYSFYRVGGKDKIQVDVRVVSASNRDPMEAIEQSRLREDLYYRLNVVNVPIPPLRDRKEDIPELAEIFLQRYSQENQKSFEELSSDTLEALCNYDWPGNVRQLQNCLQQCVVLGDNKILEADMLPDIVRNSAPTHFYSKSLVDDDYSDLDEASTGHLSTDAPRRGGKIRPLIDMEQEAIDGALQITHGNVALAASALQISTATLYRKVREYGFQIKKYKDVVLD; encoded by the coding sequence ATGTTAAGCAAAATTTTAATTATTGATGATGACGAAACAACCCGGCTTCTTTTGGAAAGCCACTTAGCCGGTTCGGGCTACGAAGTACGGTGTGAAGGCAGCGCAGAAGGGCTGCGGACCGCTCTGACTGAAGACGACTTCCAGGCAATCCTCCTCGATGTGCAGTTGCCTGACGGCGACGGCATAGACCTGTTGGATGAAGTGAAACAACTGTCGTCTACAACGCCAGTCATTATGATTACGGCCCACCGCAGCGTTGAAAAAGCGGTCGAGGCGATACGCAAAGGCGCGTATAATTACTGTCCGAAGCCAATCGACCTCAATCGTCTCACGGTGTCCGTCAAAAATGCGTTAGACCGCTATGACCTGCTGCAAAAGGTTACGCAATTCGAGCGGGCTAAGCGCAACCATTTTTACGAAATGATCGGCGGTAGCGCCGCCATGCAGGTCATTTATCATATTATTGAAAACGTCGCGCCAACAAAAGCAAATGTTTTAATCACGGGCGAAAGCGGCACGGGTAAAGAACTCGTCGCCCGCGCGATCCACGATTTGTCTGACCGAAAAGGCAAAGAGATCATCGACGTCAATTGCGCCGCCATCCCCAAGGATTTGCTGGAAAGTGAACTCTTTGGACATGAAAAAAGCGCATTCACCGGCGCAGCCAAACGTAACATTGGACGTTGCGAACAAGCCCACCAGTCAACGCTTTTTTTAGATGAAATCACCGACATGAATATGAATTTGCAACCGAAACTTCTTCGGTTTTTGCAAGATTATTCTTTCTATCGCGTAGGCGGAAAAGACAAAATCCAAGTGGACGTTCGCGTTGTATCAGCGAGCAACCGCGATCCCATGGAAGCGATCGAACAAAGCCGCTTACGTGAAGATTTATATTACCGATTAAATGTCGTAAATGTTCCCATTCCCCCGTTGCGTGACAGAAAAGAAGATATTCCTGAATTGGCCGAAATATTTTTACAGCGCTACTCCCAGGAAAATCAAAAATCGTTTGAGGAGTTATCATCAGACACTCTCGAAGCGCTCTGTAATTACGATTGGCCGGGCAACGTACGCCAACTCCAGAATTGCTTGCAACAATGCGTGGTGTTAGGCGATAACAAAATATTAGAAGCGGACATGCTACCTGATATAGTACGCAACTCCGCCCCCACTCATTTTTATAGCAAATCTCTCGTGGATGACGACTATAGCGATCTCGATGAAGCCTCGACCGGGCATCTCTCAACAGATGCGCCAAGACGCGGCGGCAAAATTCGTCCGCTAATAGACATGGAGCAAGAAGCCATCGACGGAGCATTGCAAATCACGCATGGAAATGTTGCCCTAGCTGCTTCTGCATTACAAATCAGCACAGCAACCTTGTACCGCAAAGTTCGCGAGTACGGCTTCCAAATTAAAAAATACAAAGATGTGGTACTCGATTAG
- a CDS encoding transposase, translating to RFLDQWIAEAKASDVRMLYGMAKTLERHRDGLLNYYRFPISTAPLEGTNNKIKTMKRQAYGFRDQEFFKLKIMAIHQCRYSFTG from the coding sequence CGATTTTTGGATCAATGGATCGCCGAAGCCAAGGCATCCGACGTTCGAATGCTGTATGGAATGGCGAAGACGCTGGAACGGCATCGAGACGGCTTGTTGAACTATTACCGCTTCCCGATTTCAACCGCTCCACTCGAGGGAACCAACAATAAAATCAAAACCATGAAACGCCAAGCCTATGGATTTCGAGATCAAGAATTCTTTAAACTCAAAATCATGGCCATCCATCAATGTAGGTACTCATTTACCGGATGA